Proteins found in one Vagococcus carniphilus genomic segment:
- a CDS encoding competence/damage-inducible protein A, producing the protein MKAEIIAVGTEILLGQIVNTNAAYLSQYLTNLGFDIYHQEVVGDNEERLLKVLDEASKRSDLVVVCGGLGPTEDDLTKQTVAKYVGKPLVYDEEALAHVIDFFKYSKKPMTENNKQQALTIEGAKTIQNNAGLACGLFYEKKRTRYLLLPGPPSEMKAMAEDGVTPLLREILPNHTKLVSRYLRFIGIGESRLVTYLKELIDNQTNPTIAPYAKSNEVMLRITAKCESEEQGNQMLDVMEKEINQLVGGYFYGYGENLTMEEVVVSLLKEKQQTLTVVEGLTGGLCQNRLTDIPGSSSVYPGGFITYSTKSKADLLGLSVEELESKGVYNQQTVEQLAIQGSNRMKTDYALAIIGIAGPTNEEDQPVGTLYLALKTPTTVLSETMIINRERDYIRDGAVKHAFNLLRKHLE; encoded by the coding sequence ATGAAAGCGGAAATTATTGCAGTAGGAACAGAAATATTATTAGGTCAAATTGTTAATACGAACGCAGCTTACTTATCTCAGTATTTAACTAATTTAGGGTTTGATATATATCATCAAGAAGTGGTCGGAGATAATGAAGAGAGGCTATTAAAGGTTCTTGATGAGGCAAGTAAACGCTCAGATTTAGTTGTTGTCTGTGGTGGATTAGGACCAACTGAAGATGATTTAACTAAACAAACAGTTGCTAAATATGTCGGAAAACCATTAGTTTATGATGAAGAGGCTCTGGCACACGTTATTGACTTTTTTAAATACTCTAAAAAACCAATGACTGAAAATAATAAACAACAGGCATTGACAATTGAAGGAGCTAAAACGATTCAAAATAATGCAGGTTTAGCTTGTGGTTTATTTTATGAAAAGAAGAGGACACGTTACCTTTTATTACCTGGTCCACCAAGTGAAATGAAGGCTATGGCAGAAGATGGTGTGACACCATTATTAAGAGAAATTCTCCCTAATCATACAAAATTAGTTTCAAGATATTTACGTTTTATTGGAATAGGAGAATCTCGATTAGTAACGTATTTAAAAGAGTTAATTGATAATCAAACAAATCCAACCATTGCTCCTTATGCCAAATCCAATGAAGTTATGTTAAGAATTACAGCAAAATGTGAGTCTGAAGAACAAGGTAACCAAATGTTAGACGTAATGGAAAAAGAAATTAATCAACTAGTTGGAGGTTATTTCTACGGTTATGGAGAAAATCTTACTATGGAAGAAGTAGTGGTCTCTTTATTGAAAGAAAAGCAGCAAACATTAACCGTTGTGGAAGGATTAACAGGAGGATTGTGTCAAAATCGTCTAACTGATATTCCGGGTAGCTCAAGTGTTTATCCTGGTGGCTTCATTACTTATTCCACAAAAAGTAAAGCTGATTTATTAGGTTTATCAGTTGAAGAATTGGAATCAAAAGGTGTTTATAACCAACAGACAGTTGAACAACTAGCTATTCAAGGGAGTAATCGCATGAAAACCGATTATGCTCTAGCTATTATAGGCATAGCAGGTCCAACAAATGAGGAAGATCAACCTGTTGGCACACTTTACTTAGCTTTAAAAACACCAACTACAGTGTTGAGTGAAACCATGATTATTAATAGGGAAAGAGACTATATTAGAGATGGCGCTGTAAAACATGCTTTTAACTTGTTAAGAAAACACTTAGAATAA
- the recA gene encoding recombinase RecA: MSDNRKAALDAALKKIEKDFGKGSVMKLGEKVDTQISTISSGSLALDSALGVGGYPRGRIVEVYGPESSGKTTVALHAIASVQKEGGTAAFIDAEHALDPKYAQALGVNIDELLLSQPDTGEQGLNIAEALVSSGAIDIVVVDSVAALVPRAEIDGEMGDTHVGLQARLMSQALRKLSGTINKTKTIAIFINQIREKVGVMFGNPETTPGGRALKFYATVRLEVRRAEQLKQGTDIIGNRTKIKVVKNKVAPPFRIAEVDIMYGEGISQEGELLDMAADKDIVNKSGAWYSYNEERIGQGRENAKKYFAEHPEMMEEIYQKVRVAYNIDDAEEIPEEDEPAEDLALDLEE, from the coding sequence ATGTCAGATAACCGTAAAGCTGCCTTAGATGCAGCGTTAAAGAAAATAGAAAAAGATTTTGGTAAAGGATCAGTTATGAAGTTGGGTGAAAAGGTAGATACACAAATATCTACTATTTCAAGTGGTTCATTAGCGCTAGATTCAGCACTAGGTGTAGGTGGTTATCCAAGAGGACGAATTGTTGAAGTTTACGGTCCAGAAAGTTCCGGTAAAACAACAGTGGCTTTACATGCGATTGCATCTGTTCAAAAAGAAGGTGGAACAGCTGCCTTTATCGATGCTGAGCATGCTCTAGATCCTAAATATGCCCAAGCATTAGGCGTTAACATTGATGAGTTGCTTTTATCTCAACCAGATACAGGTGAACAAGGATTAAATATTGCAGAAGCATTGGTTTCAAGTGGTGCTATTGATATCGTTGTTGTCGATTCAGTAGCTGCTTTAGTTCCTCGTGCTGAGATTGATGGAGAAATGGGAGATACTCACGTTGGATTACAAGCTCGTTTAATGTCTCAAGCGTTAAGAAAATTATCAGGTACTATTAATAAAACAAAAACAATTGCTATTTTCATTAACCAAATCCGTGAAAAAGTTGGTGTTATGTTTGGTAATCCTGAAACAACACCAGGAGGACGTGCCCTTAAATTTTACGCAACTGTTCGTTTAGAAGTGCGTCGTGCAGAACAATTGAAACAAGGAACAGATATTATTGGTAACAGAACTAAAATTAAAGTAGTCAAAAATAAAGTAGCCCCACCATTTAGAATTGCAGAAGTAGATATTATGTATGGGGAAGGTATTTCACAAGAAGGTGAATTACTCGATATGGCAGCCGATAAAGATATCGTGAATAAGAGTGGAGCTTGGTACTCATATAACGAAGAACGTATTGGTCAAGGTCGAGAAAATGCGAAGAAATACTTTGCTGAACATCCAGAAATGATGGAAGAAATTTATCAAAAAGTAAGAGTGGCTTACAACATTGATGATGCAGAAGAAATACCTGAAGAAGATGAACCAGCAGAAGATTTAGCACTAGATTTAGAAGAATAG
- the rny gene encoding ribonuclease Y: MNLILLTIIGLIVGLTIGYFFAKSKHEKSIAGANNTASGIIEQAKKEAETLKKESLLEAKEQNQNYRLEIESELKEERVELKNQENRLLQKENNLDRKDDSLEKRERSLEEKEEKIDSKKQLIDEREQEVSELIDQQKEELEKIAALTKDDAKDIIMAETEKELTHERAILVKESDQRAKEEADRKAKNLLSLAIQRCAADQVSELTVTVVNLPNDDMKGRIIGREGRNIRTLETLTGIDLIIDDTPEAVVLSGFDPIRREVARMTLEKLIQDGRIHPARIEEMVEKSRKEMDERIREYGENAAFEVGVHSLHPDLIKTLGRMRFRTSYGQNVLNHSIEVSKLAGVLAEELGEDATLARRAGLLHDIGKALDHEVDGSHVEIGTELVSKYKENPVVINAVASHHGDVEATSVISVLVAAADALSAARPGARSESLENYIKRLERLENIANDFPGVDTSFAIQAGREIRVMVKPEEVTDDEATLLVRDVRKRIENELEYPGHIKVTVVREVRAVDYAK; encoded by the coding sequence ATGAATTTGATACTCCTCACTATCATCGGATTAATTGTAGGTTTGACAATCGGTTATTTTTTTGCGAAGTCCAAACACGAAAAATCAATAGCGGGTGCTAACAATACAGCGTCAGGTATTATTGAACAAGCAAAAAAAGAAGCCGAAACTCTAAAAAAAGAGAGTTTGTTGGAAGCTAAGGAACAGAATCAGAATTACCGATTAGAAATCGAAAGTGAGCTGAAGGAAGAAAGAGTAGAACTAAAAAATCAAGAAAATAGACTATTACAAAAAGAAAATAATCTTGATCGCAAAGATGACTCTTTAGAAAAGCGTGAACGTTCACTTGAAGAAAAAGAGGAAAAGATTGATTCTAAGAAACAATTGATTGATGAGCGGGAACAAGAGGTATCAGAATTAATCGACCAGCAAAAAGAAGAGCTGGAAAAAATTGCGGCTTTAACAAAAGACGATGCTAAAGATATCATTATGGCTGAGACTGAAAAAGAATTGACTCATGAAAGAGCAATACTTGTTAAAGAAAGTGATCAACGTGCTAAAGAAGAAGCAGATAGAAAAGCGAAAAACTTACTATCATTAGCAATTCAAAGATGTGCAGCAGATCAAGTATCTGAGTTGACAGTTACAGTGGTTAACTTACCAAATGATGACATGAAAGGCCGTATCATTGGTCGTGAGGGTCGAAATATCCGCACACTTGAAACACTGACAGGAATCGATTTAATTATCGATGATACTCCAGAAGCAGTTGTACTTTCTGGATTTGATCCTATCAGACGTGAAGTAGCACGAATGACTTTAGAGAAATTAATTCAAGATGGACGAATTCATCCAGCACGAATTGAAGAGATGGTTGAAAAATCTCGGAAAGAAATGGATGAAAGAATTCGTGAGTATGGTGAGAATGCAGCCTTTGAAGTAGGAGTTCACTCACTACATCCAGATTTAATTAAAACTTTAGGTCGTATGAGATTTAGAACTAGTTATGGTCAAAATGTTTTAAACCATTCTATTGAAGTATCTAAGTTAGCAGGAGTCTTAGCTGAAGAACTTGGCGAAGATGCTACATTAGCTAGAAGAGCTGGCTTGCTTCATGATATTGGTAAAGCATTAGATCATGAGGTAGATGGTTCGCATGTTGAAATCGGAACTGAATTAGTAAGTAAGTATAAAGAAAATCCAGTTGTGATTAACGCAGTAGCTTCTCACCACGGAGATGTTGAAGCAACTTCAGTTATCTCAGTGTTAGTGGCAGCAGCTGATGCTTTATCAGCGGCTAGACCAGGAGCAAGAAGTGAATCGTTAGAAAATTATATCAAACGTTTAGAACGTTTGGAAAATATAGCCAATGACTTCCCTGGTGTTGATACAAGTTTTGCTATTCAAGCAGGTAGAGAAATTCGTGTCATGGTGAAACCAGAGGAAGTAACAGATGACGAAGCAACATTGCTTGTTAGAGATGTTCGTAAGCGAATTGAAAATGAGCTAGAATATCCAGGACACATTAAAGTAACTGTTGTTAGAGAAGTTAGAGCAGTAGATTACGCGAAGTAA